Proteins encoded by one window of Lathyrus oleraceus cultivar Zhongwan6 chromosome 1, CAAS_Psat_ZW6_1.0, whole genome shotgun sequence:
- the LOC127104913 gene encoding F-box/kelch-repeat protein At3g06240, which yields MGFGYDRVRDDYKVIRNAMEWIRCGIEDTESNESIWELYSLRTDSWRKLDVDIPLGSVTLGATLHTNGVCHWWNRDEDCLVSFDLSCEVFYKTPLPLQVDGNFYCESKDKRFMTLNGYVAFITTYATNYGSITSTLYISILGEYGMKESWTKLFIVESLPSYIDRPIGAGNKGEIFFRTKYKELVQFDLNTQKIEKLLINDLLHTFQILLYKKIFLFIKD from the coding sequence ATGGGATTTGGTTATGACCGTGTTAGAGATGATTATAAAGTGATTCGGAATGCAATGGAATGGATTCGATGTGGCATAGAAGATACTGAATCAAATGAATCCATATGGGAACTGTATAGCCTAAGAACGGACTCTTGGAGGAAACTTGATGTAGATATTCCTCTTGGTTCTGTTACTTTGGGTGCCACATTGCACACAAATGGAGTGTGTCATTGGTGGAATAGAGATGAAGATTGTTTGGTCTCATTTGACTTGAGTTGTGAGGTGTTCTACAAAACACCTTTACCATTACAAGTGGATGGTAATTTCTATTGTGAATCTAAAGATAAACGATTTATGACATTAAATGGGTACGTTGCTTTTATTACAACTTATGCTACGAATTATGGAAGTATAACATCTACTCTTTACATATCAATTTTGGGTGAATATGGTATGAAGGAGTCGTGGACTAAACTCTTCATTGTTGAGTCATTACCTAGTTATATTGATCGTCCTATTGGAGCAGGAAACAAAGGTGAAATATTTTTTAGAACAAAATACAAAGAACTAGTTCAGTTTGATTTGAATACCCAGAAGATAGAGAAGCTTCTTATTAATGATCTTTTACATACTTTTCAAATACTCCTTTATAAGAAAATCTTTCTTTTTATCAAGGACTAA
- the LOC127104922 gene encoding putative F-box protein At3g10240: MENSKSTDSITAEKVRNHVPNDLTMSIISKLPLKSLVRFRCIQKSWSLLFENPNFMNMYRINFASNNNFSYDDNSCHTIEFKFSYDGFCGTLFSRYGEKFENKVKLDWPPLFQEDNIRINILGTFVDEMFCLYTGTVVPKTVFWNLSTK, from the coding sequence ATGGAGAATTCAAAATCGACAGATTCTATTACAGCTGAAAAGGTAAGAAATCATGTACCTAATGATCTTACAATGTCCATTATATCGAAATTGCCTCTAAAATCTTTGGTGCGATTTAGGTGTATACAGAAATCATGGTCTCTCTTATttgaaaaccctaattttatgaACATGTATCGCATCAATTTTGCATCTAATAATAATTTTTCTTATGATGATAATTCATGTCACACCATAGAGTTTAAATTTTCATATGATGGATTTTGCGGCACCTTATTTTCGCGTTATGGTGAGAAATTTGAAAATAAGGTCAAATTAGATTGGCCACCATTATTTCAAGAGGATAACATACGTATTAACATTCTGGGTACTTTTGTTGATGAAATGTTTTGCCTCTACACTGGTACTGTAGTTCCAAAAACTGTATTTTGGAATCTGTCTACTAAGTAA
- the LOC127104930 gene encoding uncharacterized mitochondrial protein AtMg00300-like → MRVIKGAMTVMTTRRTAGIIYKLLGGTVIGDVAFVKTDNDATKWWHMRLGHLSELRMMELYKRNLLKDVRSCTIGLCKYWILRKQCRVHFKIRKHKTNGILEYVYSDVWDL, encoded by the coding sequence ATGAGGGTTATCAAGGGTGCAATGACAGTGATGACGACAAGGAGGACTGCAGGAATCATTTATAAGTTGTTAGGGGGCACAGTTATAGGTGATGTAGCATTTGTTAAAACCGATAATGATGCAACTAAATGGTGGCACATGCGCTTGGGTCATCTCAGTGAACTTCGGATGATGGAACTATATAAGAGGAATTTGCTTAAGGATGTTCGTAGTTGCACAATTGGATTGTGCAAGTATTGGATTCTTAGGAAACAATGTAGAGTTCATTTCAAAATCAGGAAACACAAGACCAATGGAATCTTAGAGTATGTCTATTCTGATGTTTGGGACCTATAA